The following proteins come from a genomic window of Gimesia chilikensis:
- a CDS encoding carboxypeptidase-like regulatory domain-containing protein, translating into MTSFKQNKIQNIFKVTLLTLSLAITGCGGGAGDQPDLGLVKGTVTFEGSPLAGASVTFMPDSGRPASATTDASGNYELVYIRDTKGCKIGHNKVMITSVVEGGNEMESEGDDAAPAEATKEKLPSKYNTNTELEADVKAGENTFDFELKKS; encoded by the coding sequence ATGACCAGTTTTAAACAGAACAAAATCCAAAACATCTTCAAAGTAACTCTGCTGACCCTGTCCCTGGCAATCACCGGCTGCGGTGGGGGAGCCGGCGATCAACCTGACCTCGGACTGGTTAAAGGGACTGTCACCTTCGAAGGCTCGCCCCTGGCTGGTGCCTCAGTCACCTTCATGCCCGACAGCGGACGTCCCGCCAGCGCCACCACCGATGCCTCCGGAAACTACGAACTGGTTTACATTCGTGATACCAAAGGCTGCAAAATCGGTCACAACAAAGTCATGATCACCTCCGTTGTCGAAGGCGGAAATGAAATGGAATCCGAAGGCGACGATGCCGCTCCGGCTGAAGCCACCAAAGAAAAACTGCCTTCAAAATACAATACGAACACCGAACTGGAAGCTGACGTCAAAGCCGGCGAAAACACCTTCGACTTTGAACTGAAAAAATCCTGA
- a CDS encoding DUF1559 domain-containing protein codes for MKNRKAFTLIELLVVIAIIAILIALLLPAVQQAREAARRSQCKNNLKQIGLALHNYHEAHSVLPPGSIVYYNGSVYNGHGWTWHASILPYLDQAPLYDQIQGPSSSGMGSESGGVNDPKQQLAGQTVLSVFWCPSQPDVTKGAQKNGYSPSNYNGNMGTLIGSSGDDCYSGSITTPAQMAATGGCMGADGIFYISSSVAFRDITDGLSNTIMVSEVIDSGGDADMLGGGGSDRKHCFSNGADSNPPTEMTEYLIAAESNDPINSYGEEAAGSYHTGGAHFVLCDGSVRFLSENIDMTLYRALSTRAKRETIGEF; via the coding sequence ATGAAAAATCGGAAAGCCTTTACACTGATCGAATTGCTGGTCGTCATCGCGATCATTGCCATTCTGATCGCTCTGCTGTTACCCGCAGTACAACAGGCACGCGAAGCAGCCCGTCGTTCACAGTGCAAAAACAACCTGAAACAGATCGGTCTGGCACTGCACAACTACCACGAAGCACACAGCGTACTCCCGCCGGGTAGTATCGTTTACTACAACGGTTCAGTTTACAACGGCCACGGCTGGACCTGGCACGCCAGCATCCTGCCGTACCTCGATCAGGCGCCCCTCTACGATCAGATCCAGGGGCCTTCTTCCAGCGGCATGGGGTCTGAATCCGGCGGTGTGAATGATCCCAAGCAGCAGCTCGCCGGCCAGACCGTTCTTTCGGTCTTCTGGTGTCCCTCACAACCAGACGTAACCAAAGGGGCTCAGAAAAACGGATACTCTCCCTCTAACTACAACGGCAACATGGGAACGCTGATCGGCAGCTCGGGCGATGACTGCTACAGCGGTTCGATCACGACGCCCGCTCAGATGGCAGCTACCGGTGGTTGTATGGGTGCGGACGGCATCTTCTACATCAGCAGTTCCGTCGCTTTCCGTGACATCACCGACGGCCTCTCCAACACCATCATGGTCAGTGAAGTGATTGACTCCGGCGGAGATGCAGACATGCTGGGTGGCGGCGGCAGTGACCGCAAGCACTGCTTCTCCAACGGAGCAGACAGCAATCCCCCCACTGAAATGACCGAGTACCTGATTGCCGCTGAAAGCAACGACCCGATCAACTCCTACGGGGAAGAAGCAGCCGGCAGCTATCACACCGGCGGTGCTCACTTCGTTCTGTGTGACGGTAGCGTGCGATTCCTCTCTGAGAACATCGACATGACGCTCTACCGGGCACTCAGCACCCGTGCGAAACGGGAAACGATTGGCGAGTTCTAA
- a CDS encoding DUF1559 domain-containing protein, with translation MQNRKAFTLIELLVVIAIIAILIALLLPAVQQAREAARRSQCKNNMKQIGLSLHNYHEAHSVLPPGSVVYYNGSKYNGHGWTWHASILPYLDQAPMYDQIQGPSSSGLGAESGGVNDAKQQLCGQARLSVFWCPSQPDVTKGAQKNGYAPSNYNGNMGTLIGSSGDNCYSGNVDTPQEMAATGGCMGADGIFYISSSVAFRDITDGLSNTIMVSEVIDSGGDADMLGGGGSDRKHCFSNGADSNPPTEMTEYLIAAENNDPINSYGEEAAGSYHTGGAHFVLCDGSVRFLSENISMTLYRALSTRAKRETLGEF, from the coding sequence ATGCAGAATCGAAAAGCCTTTACACTGATCGAACTACTTGTGGTGATCGCGATTATCGCTATCCTGATTGCCCTGTTGCTTCCTGCTGTCCAGCAGGCACGCGAAGCAGCTCGCCGCTCGCAGTGCAAGAACAACATGAAACAAATTGGATTGTCTCTGCACAACTACCACGAAGCCCACAGTGTACTTCCGCCGGGCAGTGTGGTTTACTACAACGGTTCGAAATACAACGGACACGGCTGGACCTGGCACGCCAGCATCCTGCCGTACCTCGACCAGGCTCCCATGTACGATCAGATCCAGGGGCCATCCTCCAGCGGTCTGGGTGCTGAATCCGGTGGTGTCAACGATGCCAAACAGCAACTCTGTGGCCAGGCCCGACTCTCCGTCTTCTGGTGTCCCTCCCAGCCGGATGTAACCAAAGGAGCTCAGAAAAACGGTTATGCCCCTTCCAACTATAACGGCAACATGGGCACCCTGATCGGCAGTTCTGGCGATAACTGCTACAGTGGTAATGTCGATACTCCCCAGGAAATGGCCGCCACCGGTGGTTGCATGGGTGCAGATGGTATCTTCTATATCAGCAGTTCCGTCGCTTTCCGTGACATCACCGACGGCCTATCCAACACGATCATGGTCAGCGAAGTCATTGACTCCGGTGGAGACGCTGACATGCTGGGTGGTGGCGGCAGTGACCGCAAGCACTGTTTCTCCAACGGAGCAGACAGCAATCCCCCGACTGAAATGACCGAGTACCTGATCGCAGCCGAAAACAACGATCCGATCAACTCCTACGGGGAAGAGGCAGCCGGCAGCTATCACACCGGCGGTGCCCACTTTGTCCTCTGTGACGGTAGCGTGCGATTCCTCTCTGAGAACATCTCTATGACGCTCTACCGTGCTCTCAGCACCCGCGCCAAACGCGAAACCCTGGGGGAATTTTAA
- a CDS encoding DUF1559 domain-containing protein, with protein sequence MNNRKAFTLIELLVVIAIIAILIALLLPAVQQAREAARRNSCKNNLKQIGLALHNYHETFSALPPGSIVYFNGTKYYGHGWTWHASILPYLDQVPLYNQIQGPDSSGMGAESGGTTSAKQQLAGQTVLSVFWCPSQPDVTQGVQKGGYSPSNYNGNMGTLIGNSGDNCYGGSITTPAQMAATGGCMGADGIFYISSSVRFRDVTDGLSNTIFVSEVIDSGGDANMLGGGGSDRKHCFSGGADSNPPTEMSEYLIAAESNDPINGYAEEAAGSYHTGGAQFVFGDGRVRFLSENIDMTLYRAISTRAKRETLSDF encoded by the coding sequence ATGAACAATCGAAAAGCGTTTACCCTCATCGAGCTACTGGTGGTGATTGCCATTATCGCAATCCTCATCGCCCTGTTACTACCAGCGGTACAACAGGCACGCGAAGCTGCACGACGTAACAGCTGCAAAAACAATCTGAAACAAATCGGACTGGCTTTGCACAACTATCATGAAACATTCAGCGCGCTGCCCCCGGGTAGTATCGTCTACTTCAATGGTACTAAATACTATGGACACGGCTGGACCTGGCACGCCAGCATCCTGCCTTATCTCGATCAGGTTCCGTTGTACAACCAGATCCAGGGACCAGACTCCAGCGGCATGGGAGCCGAATCAGGTGGTACAACCAGTGCCAAACAGCAACTGGCCGGACAGACTGTGCTTTCCGTATTCTGGTGCCCCTCCCAGCCCGACGTAACCCAGGGTGTGCAGAAAGGGGGCTATTCGCCTTCGAACTATAACGGCAACATGGGCACGCTGATCGGTAACTCAGGCGACAACTGCTACGGCGGTTCAATTACCACTCCCGCTCAGATGGCAGCCACCGGTGGCTGCATGGGAGCCGACGGTATCTTTTACATCAGCAGCAGCGTCCGTTTCCGGGATGTCACCGACGGCCTGTCAAACACCATCTTCGTCAGTGAAGTCATCGATTCCGGCGGAGACGCCAACATGCTGGGCGGCGGGGGCAGTGACCGCAAGCACTGTTTCTCCGGGGGTGCAGACAGCAATCCGCCCACCGAAATGTCGGAATACCTGATCGCCGCCGAGAGCAATGATCCGATCAACGGTTATGCCGAAGAAGCAGCCGGCAGCTACCACACCGGCGGAGCCCAGTTCGTCTTCGGTGATGGTCGTGTCCGCTTCCTCTCGGAAAACATCGACATGACTCTATACCGTGCCATCAGTACTCGCGCCAAACGGGAAACCCTCAGCGACTTCTAA